TAGCCTTCCAACAGCTCTGTGGAAGACAGGATGACCGTCAGCGGCGTGCGGAACTCGTGGCTGACCAGCGACAGAAACCGGGTCTGGACGTCCGGTTCGCGCGGGAAGGAAGAAGAAGTCATGGTCGCACCTGCGGAGAGGGTTCCGCCAACCGGTCGAAGAATCCGCCGCCATCCTGGAGGTCCATGGCCGCTTCGCGGGCCAGGGCGCGGATGGCGCGGGCGAAGGGGGAGTCGGCCGCGGCGCGGAAGGCGGGACGCCGTTCCAGCACGTGGCGCTCCAATCCGGCCTGGCGCGGGATCCATCCGGCCCACGACGGCTCCCATGACAAGAATCGTCCGCAAACTTGCAGCAGGCGGGACTGGCACGAGACGGCCTCTTCTTCCGAGGCGGCCATGTTCACGCAGATGCTCACGGACAGATCCTTGCGCTGGGCGCGCAACACCTTCAGGAGCGCGTAGGCGTCCGCCTGGGCGGTGGGCTCCGGCGTGGTGACCAGAAGGAGCCGGTCGGAAGCCAGGATCAGGTTCATGGTGGTGTCGCCGATGCCGGCACCGGTATCCACGATGGCCAGGTCGTAGTCTTCCTGCAGGCTGCGAAGCGATCGCGAGAGGGCGTTCAATCGCGCCGGCGGCAAAGCGGCGAGTTGGGCCACTCCGGAAGCGGAAGGGAGCAGATCCAATCCGGGGCAAACGGCCAGCAACGCGTCGGAGGGTTCGCAGCGCCCGGCCAGGACATCGTCCAGATCAGCCTTTGGGTGGAGACCGCAAAGGATGTGGAGGTTGGCCAGGCCCATGTCGCCATCCACTAGCAGGATGCGCTTGCCCAGGTCGGCAAGGGCCAGCGCCAGCGAGAGCGCGACGTGGGATTTCCCCACCCCTCCCTTGCCGGAAGAGATGGACAGCGCCGGACAGCGGGTGGAATGGGCCATGCGCGCGGGCAAGGTGGGTGTCCAGGTGCGCAGCGAGTCCATCTGGCTAGACATCGTCGTCACCCAAAAGCATGCGCGCGAGTTCTTCGCTGGAGGCCTCGCTCATCGCTTCCGGGATCTCCTGGCCAAAGCACAGCGCGGTGACCGGAATGCGCTCGCGCGCGGCCAGGGTGCACATGGCGCCGTGGCTGTCGGTCTCGTCGATCTTGGTGAACACCAGCTTGGTGGGTCCCAGGTCGCGATAGGCGCGCACCGAGGCGGAGAGGTCGCGAAGCCGGGTGGTGGCCGACTGGACCAACACGATGTCCTGGGGACGGATTCTGTCTACCAGGGCGGACAGTTCCAGGAAATGGACCTGGTTGGCCGGAGAGCGTCCGGCGGTGTCCACCAGGACCACGTCCAGGTTGGATGTTTCCTTGAGGGCGGATTCCAGATCCGCATCCGTGAACACCACGCGAAGCGGCAATCCCGCCACGTCGCAGAAGGTGCGGATCTGTTCCTGGGCGCCGATGCGGTAGGAATCGCACCCCACGATCCCCACGGAGTAGCCGTCCTGCCGGGAAAGGCGGATGGCGAGTTTCATCAGGGTGGTGGTCTTTCCCACTCCGGTGGGACCGGCGAACAACAGGCGCTGGCTGCCCTTGCCTCGGGCGAACCGAAGCGGCGCGCAGGGCATCCGGGAGGCCAGCGACCGCAAGACCACCGAGCGAATCCAGGCGGGATCGTCGCGGGTGTCGTCCTTGAGGGCGATCGCGGCTTGCTCGCAGGTTTCGCGGGCGAGGTCCTCGGCGAAATCGACCGACACCAACCGTTGGTACCAGGGCAACAAGGGAACGCTGACCGAGGCGGCGCCGTCCCCTTTCCATTGTTCGGCCAGAAGCGAGACCACCGAGCGCAGTTGGCCCATTTCGTGGCGTACCGCCGTGATGGCTTGCGTGGGTGCTTCCGTCGCGCGCCGCACGGATTCCAGGCCGTCCTGGAGAGCGCGGAATTCGTCGCGGGAGATGGCGGTTTGGCGGCCGGTTTCCGGCTCGGAAGACGGGGTGGGTGGTGGGGGAGCGTTGGTCCGGGTCGGTTCCGGGGCTCTGCGCGATCCGGGGCCGTAGGCGCTGGATCGGCCCGTGGGCTTGTCTTCTTCCACCCGTTCGGGGGAAGCGAAGAAGCGATCTTCCAGACCGGCTGTGACTTCCCAACGTTCGGTTCCGCCCAGCAAGGAGCCCTTGATCTTCTGCGTGCGCAGGATCAACGCTTCCGGTCCCAACTCCTCCTTCACTTGGAGAAGAGCCTCACGCATGCTGTCGGCCTGGAATTTTCTGATCCGCAAAAACGTTCCTCAGGTGCCTAACCGGCGACACGGCCGGGTTCGAGCGCTTGCACCGTCCCCCTCGACCGTACGGAAACGCCCGGGACGACCTCGGCGTAAGATAGCACAGCAAGCTGGGGGAACGAGCCTTCCAACAGCCTGCGAAGATGCGGACGCAGGTTGGGCGAGCAGACCACCACCGGCGTTTCGCCCGAGGCGGTCATGGACTCGGCCAACGGGCGCAAACCGTCGATGAGCCGTCCGACCAGCTCCGGACGCAGCATCAGGCGCGGTCCGCGGTCGGTGGGCTGCACCGAGGCTTCCAGGATCTGCTCCAGGCCTGGCTCCAGGGTCATGACAGGAAGTGTTCCTTCCGCGTCGGCCAGTTGCTTGCACAGCGACCTGGAGAGGGCCATGCGCACGTGCTCCACCAGAGCCAGCGGATCGCGGGAGGTCTTGGCGTGGTCGGAGAGGGTTTCCAGGATGGTGGGCAGGTCGCGGATGGATACCCTTTCGCGCAACAGGCCCTCCAACACCTTTTGAACCTCTCCGTAGCTCAAAAGCGAAGGGACCAGTTCTTCCACCACGGTGGGATGGGTGCCTTTGACGTTTTCCACCAGGGTGCGCACGTCTTGTCGGGTGAGGATGCCGTGGGCGTGGCTGCGGATGATTTCGGTGAGATGGGTGGCCAGCACGGCGGGGAGTTCCACCACGGTGTAGCCAGCCAGATCGGCCGCTTCCTTCTGGGTTTCCGTGATCCACAACGCAGGAAG
This DNA window, taken from Fibrobacterota bacterium, encodes the following:
- a CDS encoding AAA family ATPase, which translates into the protein MSSQMDSLRTWTPTLPARMAHSTRCPALSISSGKGGVGKSHVALSLALALADLGKRILLVDGDMGLANLHILCGLHPKADLDDVLAGRCEPSDALLAVCPGLDLLPSASGVAQLAALPPARLNALSRSLRSLQEDYDLAIVDTGAGIGDTTMNLILASDRLLLVTTPEPTAQADAYALLKVLRAQRKDLSVSICVNMAASEEEAVSCQSRLLQVCGRFLSWEPSWAGWIPRQAGLERHVLERRPAFRAAADSPFARAIRALAREAAMDLQDGGGFFDRLAEPSPQVRP
- the flhF gene encoding flagellar biosynthesis protein FlhF gives rise to the protein MRIRKFQADSMREALLQVKEELGPEALILRTQKIKGSLLGGTERWEVTAGLEDRFFASPERVEEDKPTGRSSAYGPGSRRAPEPTRTNAPPPPTPSSEPETGRQTAISRDEFRALQDGLESVRRATEAPTQAITAVRHEMGQLRSVVSLLAEQWKGDGAASVSVPLLPWYQRLVSVDFAEDLARETCEQAAIALKDDTRDDPAWIRSVVLRSLASRMPCAPLRFARGKGSQRLLFAGPTGVGKTTTLMKLAIRLSRQDGYSVGIVGCDSYRIGAQEQIRTFCDVAGLPLRVVFTDADLESALKETSNLDVVLVDTAGRSPANQVHFLELSALVDRIRPQDIVLVQSATTRLRDLSASVRAYRDLGPTKLVFTKIDETDSHGAMCTLAARERIPVTALCFGQEIPEAMSEASSEELARMLLGDDDV